A genomic segment from Paramixta manurensis encodes:
- a CDS encoding LapA family protein, which yields MKYLLIFLLVLVIFVISVTLGAHNDQVVTFNYLLAQGQYRVSTLLATLFAAGFVLGWAICGLFWLRTRVALANSQRKLKRLQQQFEQADSSVTVSPTPVVKE from the coding sequence GTGAAATATTTGCTGATTTTTTTACTGGTATTAGTGATTTTCGTCATTTCAGTGACGCTTGGCGCGCATAACGATCAGGTGGTGACTTTTAATTATCTGTTGGCGCAGGGGCAATATCGGGTTTCCACGCTGCTGGCAACACTGTTTGCCGCCGGGTTTGTACTGGGATGGGCGATTTGCGGATTGTTTTGGTTACGTACCCGCGTCGCATTAGCCAATTCGCAGCGTAAACTGAAACGGCTTCAGCAACAGTTTGAGCAGGCAGATAGTTCTGTGACAGTGTCACCAACGCCTGTCGTCAAGGAATAA
- the cysB gene encoding HTH-type transcriptional regulator CysB — protein sequence MKLQQLRYIVEVVNHNLNVSSTAEGLYTSQPGISKQVRMLEDELGIQIFARSGKHLTQVTPAGEEIIRIAREVLSKVDAIKSVAGEHTWPDKGSLYVATTHTQARYALPAVIKGFIERYPRVSLHMHQGSPTQIAEAVSKGNADFAIATEALHLYDDLIMLPCYHWNRAIVVTPDHPLASKTKVSIEELAEYPLVTYTFGFTGRSELDTAFNRAGLTPRIVFTATDADVIKTYVRLGLGVGVIASMAVDPVSDPDLVRIEATDVFTNSTTKIGFRRSTFLRSYMYDFIQRFAPHLTRDVVDTAVALRSNEDIEAMFKDIKLPVK from the coding sequence ATGAAATTGCAGCAGCTGCGTTATATCGTTGAAGTGGTCAACCATAACTTGAATGTCTCTTCAACGGCAGAAGGCCTCTATACCTCACAACCCGGCATTAGTAAGCAAGTCAGAATGCTGGAAGATGAACTTGGTATCCAAATATTTGCACGCAGCGGTAAACACCTGACTCAGGTGACGCCTGCAGGCGAAGAGATTATCCGCATTGCCCGTGAAGTGTTATCTAAAGTAGATGCAATTAAGTCCGTTGCTGGCGAACATACCTGGCCGGATAAGGGATCGCTCTACGTTGCCACTACCCACACACAGGCACGTTATGCATTACCGGCTGTGATCAAAGGGTTTATTGAGCGCTATCCGCGTGTTTCATTACATATGCACCAAGGGTCGCCAACACAGATTGCGGAGGCAGTGTCAAAAGGGAATGCGGACTTTGCCATTGCGACTGAAGCACTGCATCTGTATGACGATTTGATCATGCTGCCTTGTTACCACTGGAATCGCGCTATTGTAGTGACGCCGGACCATCCGCTGGCGTCAAAAACCAAAGTTTCCATTGAAGAGCTGGCTGAGTACCCGCTGGTTACCTACACCTTTGGTTTTACCGGCCGTTCAGAACTGGACACCGCCTTCAATCGTGCCGGTTTAACGCCGCGCATTGTGTTCACCGCGACTGATGCTGATGTCATTAAAACCTATGTACGTTTAGGGTTAGGGGTTGGGGTTATCGCCAGTATGGCGGTCGATCCGGTTTCCGATCCGGATTTGGTACGGATTGAAGCAACCGATGTGTTTACCAACAGCACGACTAAAATTGGTTTCCGTCGCAGCACCTTCCTGCGCAGCTATATGTATGATTTTATTCAACGCTTTGCGCCGCATTTAACGCGTGATGTGGTCGATACCGCCGTTGCGTTGCGTTCAAATGAAGATATTGAAGCCATGTTTAAAGATATCAAACTGCCGGTAAAGTAA
- a CDS encoding YmiA family putative membrane protein — MATRLTVQPEFREKATLIERSSDIRRNAWIAVFAVSALFWTVVGLTVWHLWG; from the coding sequence ATGGCTACGAGACTGACTGTACAACCGGAATTCCGGGAAAAAGCAACGCTGATTGAGCGTAGTAGTGACATCCGTCGTAACGCTTGGATCGCTGTCTTTGCTGTATCTGCACTGTTCTGGACGGTGGTTGGGCTAACTGTCTGGCATCTGTGGGGCTAA
- a CDS encoding DUF2498 family protein, with protein MYNETDAIAPDALLEKANALIREHDDYFAGLEATAVEQNGNLLIFRGNYFLDENGLPTSKSTAVFNVFKFLTVELSAKYHLLD; from the coding sequence ATGTACAACGAAACGGATGCGATTGCGCCTGATGCATTACTGGAAAAAGCCAATGCTTTAATCCGCGAGCATGATGATTATTTTGCCGGTTTGGAAGCGACGGCGGTTGAACAAAACGGCAATCTGTTAATTTTCCGCGGGAACTACTTTTTGGATGAGAACGGCTTGCCGACATCGAAAAGCACCGCCGTTTTTAACGTGTTTAAATTTTTGACTGTTGAGCTATCGGCCAAATACCATCTGCTTGATTAA
- the topA gene encoding type I DNA topoisomerase, which translates to MGKALVIVESPAKAKTINKYLGNDYVVKSSVGHIRDLPTSGSTVKKSADSTTSKTGSKGKKKDEKTALVSRMGVDPWHGWQADYQILPGKEKVVSELKSLAQNADHIYLATDLDREGEAIAWHLREVIGGDDSRFSRVVFNEITKNAIRQAFEKPGELNIDRVNAQQARRFMDRVVGYMVSPLLWKKIARGLSAGRVQSVAVRLVVEREREIKAFVPEEYWELDAALTTPKGSDLPMQVTHRGDKPFRPVNGEQTQAAVSELEKARFSVLEREDKPTSSKPGAPFITSTLQQAASTRLGFGVKKTMMMAQRLYEAGHITYMRTDSTNLSQDAVKMVRDYIDDSFGAKYLPKAPNVYASKDNSQEAHEAIRPSDVSVQAEKLKDMEADAQKLYQLIWRQFVACQMVPAQYDSTTLTVEAGDFKLKAKGRTLRFDGWTKVMPALRKGDEDRTLPPVNVGEELALQQLVPSQHFTKPPARFSEASLVRELEKRGIGRPSTYASIISTIQDRGYVQVENRRFYAEKMGEIVTDRLEENFRELMNYDFTAHMEDSLDQVANNQAEWKGVLDHFFTDFSQQLGQAEKDPEEGGMQPNPMVMTSIDCPTCGRKMGIRTASTGVFLGCSGYALPPKERCKQTINLIPENEVLNVLEGDDAETNALRARHRCKKCGTAMDSYLIDNQRKLHVCGNNPGCDGYEIEQGEFRIKGYDGPIVECEKCGSEMHLKMGRFGKYMACTNDECKNTRKILRNGEVAPPKEDPVPLPELPCEKSDAYFVLRDGAAGVFLAANTFPKSRETRAPLVEELQRFKDRLPEKLRYLADAPAMDDQGNKTLVRFSRKTKQQYVSSEKEGKATGWSAFYVDGKWAVTTK; encoded by the coding sequence ATGGGTAAAGCTCTCGTAATAGTTGAGTCCCCGGCAAAGGCCAAAACAATCAATAAATATCTTGGTAATGACTACGTGGTGAAGTCCAGCGTCGGTCACATACGGGATTTGCCGACCAGTGGCTCAACGGTTAAAAAGAGCGCTGACTCTACAACCAGTAAAACCGGCAGTAAGGGAAAAAAGAAAGACGAAAAAACGGCTCTGGTTAGCCGTATGGGCGTCGATCCCTGGCATGGCTGGCAGGCCGATTATCAAATTCTGCCCGGCAAAGAGAAAGTGGTTTCCGAGCTAAAAAGTCTGGCACAGAATGCCGACCACATTTATCTCGCGACTGACCTTGACCGCGAAGGGGAAGCCATTGCATGGCACCTGCGGGAAGTGATTGGTGGCGATGACTCGCGCTTTAGCCGCGTGGTGTTCAATGAAATCACCAAAAACGCTATTCGCCAGGCATTTGAGAAGCCGGGTGAACTGAATATCGACCGTGTTAATGCACAGCAGGCGCGTCGCTTTATGGACCGCGTGGTGGGCTATATGGTGTCGCCGCTATTGTGGAAAAAGATTGCGCGCGGGTTGTCGGCGGGGCGTGTTCAATCGGTCGCGGTGCGGCTGGTAGTGGAGCGCGAGCGCGAAATTAAAGCGTTTGTTCCCGAAGAGTATTGGGAACTGGATGCAGCTCTCACCACGCCCAAAGGCAGTGATTTGCCGATGCAGGTCACGCACCGGGGTGACAAACCGTTCCGGCCGGTTAATGGCGAGCAAACCCAGGCGGCGGTTTCCGAGCTTGAGAAAGCCCGTTTTTCGGTGCTGGAACGCGAAGATAAACCGACCAGTAGTAAGCCTGGCGCGCCATTTATTACCTCGACATTGCAGCAAGCGGCCAGTACCCGTTTGGGCTTCGGCGTGAAAAAAACCATGATGATGGCGCAACGTCTGTATGAGGCGGGGCACATCACCTATATGCGTACCGATTCAACCAACCTGAGCCAGGATGCGGTGAAGATGGTGCGTGATTATATCGACGACAGCTTCGGCGCAAAATATTTGCCAAAAGCGCCGAATGTCTATGCCAGCAAAGATAACTCTCAGGAAGCGCATGAAGCGATTCGTCCGTCTGATGTGAGTGTTCAGGCGGAAAAATTAAAGGATATGGAAGCTGATGCGCAGAAGCTGTATCAGCTAATCTGGCGTCAGTTTGTCGCTTGCCAAATGGTGCCTGCGCAATATGATTCGACCACGTTAACGGTAGAGGCCGGTGACTTTAAGTTAAAAGCCAAGGGGCGGACGCTGCGCTTTGATGGCTGGACGAAAGTTATGCCCGCCTTGCGTAAAGGCGATGAAGATCGCACCTTGCCGCCGGTTAACGTTGGTGAAGAGCTTGCATTGCAGCAATTGGTGCCAAGCCAGCACTTCACCAAACCGCCCGCCCGCTTCAGCGAAGCATCGTTGGTGCGCGAGTTAGAAAAACGCGGCATTGGTCGTCCTTCAACTTATGCTTCGATTATTTCTACCATCCAGGATCGCGGCTATGTACAGGTGGAAAACCGCCGCTTTTATGCCGAGAAAATGGGGGAAATCGTTACCGATCGTCTGGAAGAAAATTTCCGGGAATTGATGAATTACGATTTTACCGCCCACATGGAGGACAGCCTCGATCAGGTTGCCAATAACCAGGCGGAATGGAAGGGCGTTCTGGATCACTTTTTCACGGATTTCAGTCAACAACTGGGCCAGGCGGAAAAAGATCCGGAAGAGGGCGGCATGCAGCCGAACCCGATGGTAATGACCTCTATTGATTGTCCGACCTGCGGACGCAAGATGGGTATTCGCACCGCCAGCACCGGCGTTTTCCTCGGTTGTTCCGGGTACGCCTTGCCGCCTAAAGAGCGTTGTAAGCAGACCATTAATCTAATTCCTGAAAATGAAGTACTGAATGTACTGGAAGGCGATGATGCGGAAACCAATGCCTTGCGCGCCCGCCACCGCTGTAAGAAATGCGGTACCGCAATGGACAGTTACCTGATCGATAATCAGCGTAAGTTACATGTCTGCGGTAATAATCCCGGCTGTGATGGCTATGAGATCGAGCAGGGCGAGTTCCGCATTAAAGGTTACGATGGCCCGATCGTTGAGTGTGAAAAATGTGGTTCTGAAATGCACCTGAAAATGGGGCGCTTCGGGAAATACATGGCGTGTACCAACGATGAGTGTAAGAACACGCGCAAAATTTTACGCAATGGTGAAGTGGCGCCGCCGAAAGAAGATCCGGTTCCGTTGCCGGAATTGCCGTGTGAAAAATCAGACGCTTATTTTGTGCTGCGTGACGGCGCGGCTGGCGTGTTCCTTGCGGCGAATACGTTCCCGAAATCACGTGAAACGCGTGCGCCATTAGTAGAAGAGTTGCAACGCTTTAAAGATCGTTTGCCGGAAAAACTACGCTACCTGGCTGATGCGCCAGCGATGGATGATCAAGGCAACAAAACGTTGGTTCGTTTCAGCCGTAAAACCAAACAGCAGTATGTCAGCTCGGAAAAAGAGGGTAAGGCAACCGGCTGGTCGGCATTTTATGTCGATGGTAAATGGGCTGTTACCACTAAATAG
- the pyrF gene encoding orotidine-5'-phosphate decarboxylase: MSLPQTVTDSPILVALDYAERDLALAFVDRIDPRSCRLKVGKEMFTRFGPQWVHELQQRGFEVFLDLKFHDIPNTAAHAVAAAADLGVWMVNVHASGGARMMNAAREALLPFGKDAPLLIAVTVLTSMDADDLRGIGIDATPAEHAERLARLTRDCGLDGVVCSAQEAARFKQALGQDFALVTPGIRPPGADAGDQRRIMTPAEAQQAGVDYMVIGRPITRSDDPAATLQAIHASLREDK, encoded by the coding sequence ATGTCATTACCTCAAACTGTAACCGACTCACCGATATTGGTGGCGCTTGATTATGCCGAGCGTGACCTCGCGCTGGCGTTTGTCGATCGTATTGACCCACGCAGTTGCCGATTAAAAGTCGGTAAAGAGATGTTTACGCGTTTTGGGCCGCAATGGGTGCATGAATTACAGCAACGTGGGTTTGAAGTTTTTCTCGATCTCAAATTTCATGATATTCCGAATACGGCGGCACATGCCGTGGCTGCCGCTGCCGATTTAGGCGTATGGATGGTTAATGTGCACGCCAGCGGCGGGGCGCGTATGATGAATGCCGCCCGCGAAGCATTATTGCCTTTTGGCAAAGATGCACCGTTGCTGATTGCGGTAACGGTACTGACCAGTATGGATGCGGATGACCTACGCGGCATTGGTATCGATGCGACGCCTGCGGAGCACGCAGAGCGGTTAGCGCGCCTCACGCGTGATTGCGGGCTGGATGGCGTGGTGTGCTCAGCGCAGGAGGCGGCACGCTTCAAACAGGCGCTCGGGCAGGACTTCGCGCTGGTTACGCCGGGTATTCGGCCACCTGGCGCCGATGCTGGCGATCAACGTCGTATCATGACGCCTGCTGAGGCACAGCAGGCTGGCGTTGATTATATGGTGATTGGTCGGCCAATTACGCGTTCTGACGATCCGGCGGCCACGCTACAGGCGATTCATGCTTCGCTACGGGAGGATAAATGA
- the lapB gene encoding lipopolysaccharide assembly protein LapB has product MLELLFLLLPVAAAYGWYMGRRSAQQDKQQEANRLSRDYVAGVNFLLSNQQDKAVDLFLDMLKEDSGTVEAHLTLGNLFRSRGEVDRAIRIHQSLMESASLTYEQRLLAVQQLGRDYMAAGLYDRAEDMFSQLIDETDFRISALQQLLIIHQATSDWQKAIDVAERLVKLGKGRQQMEIAHFYCELALQAMGSDDLDRAMNLLKKGEAADRQSARVSIMMGRIFMAQGEYAKAVSHLQRVLEQDKELVSETLEMLESCYQRLQQPQAWEAYLRRCVEENTGAVAELYLADILEREEGTEATQVYINRQLQRHPTMRVFHRLMDFHLSEAEDGRAKESLMVLRDMVGEQIRTKPRYRCHKCGFTAHALYWHCPSCRAWSSVKPIRGLDGQ; this is encoded by the coding sequence ATGTTGGAACTGCTGTTTCTGTTATTGCCCGTAGCCGCGGCGTATGGCTGGTATATGGGGCGCAGGAGTGCGCAGCAGGACAAGCAACAAGAAGCGAACCGCCTCTCACGCGATTATGTGGCCGGGGTTAACTTCCTGCTTTCTAACCAGCAGGATAAAGCGGTTGACCTGTTCCTCGACATGCTGAAGGAGGACAGCGGCACGGTAGAGGCGCACTTGACGCTGGGTAACTTGTTTCGTTCCCGAGGTGAAGTGGATCGTGCGATACGTATTCACCAGTCGCTCATGGAAAGCGCATCACTGACCTATGAGCAACGTTTACTCGCTGTACAGCAACTGGGGCGCGACTATATGGCCGCCGGTTTGTACGATCGCGCTGAAGATATGTTCAGCCAGTTAATAGATGAAACCGACTTCCGCATTAGCGCGCTTCAACAACTTCTGATTATTCATCAAGCCACCAGCGACTGGCAGAAGGCGATAGATGTTGCCGAACGGTTGGTGAAGTTGGGCAAAGGGCGTCAACAAATGGAGATTGCCCACTTTTACTGCGAGCTGGCGCTGCAGGCAATGGGCAGCGATGATCTTGACCGTGCGATGAATCTGCTGAAAAAAGGCGAAGCGGCGGACAGGCAAAGCGCGCGCGTCTCCATTATGATGGGGCGGATTTTTATGGCGCAGGGAGAATACGCCAAAGCGGTTAGCCATTTACAGCGGGTACTTGAACAGGACAAAGAACTGGTCAGTGAAACGCTAGAAATGCTGGAAAGTTGCTATCAGCGGTTACAGCAACCGCAGGCGTGGGAAGCGTATCTGCGCCGTTGTGTGGAAGAGAACACCGGGGCCGTCGCTGAACTCTATCTGGCGGATATTCTTGAGCGTGAAGAGGGAACGGAAGCCACACAGGTGTATATCAACCGGCAGCTTCAGCGTCACCCAACCATGCGAGTCTTCCACCGTTTGATGGATTTTCACCTCAGTGAAGCGGAAGATGGCCGCGCCAAAGAGAGTTTGATGGTGTTGCGAGATATGGTCGGAGAGCAAATCCGGACCAAGCCACGCTACCGCTGCCATAAATGTGGTTTTACCGCCCATGCGCTGTATTGGCACTGTCCATCCTGCCGCGCCTGGTCTTCGGTTAAGCCAATACGCGGGCTTGATGGGCAATAG
- the acnA gene encoding aconitate hydratase AcnA, producing MSLTLRERSQDTLEVDGQRYHFYSLPRAAQQLGDISRLPKSMKVLLENLLRWQDGDSVTAEDIQALADWQKDAHANREIAYRPARVLMQDFTGVPAVVDLAAMREAVKRLGGDVSKVNPLSPVDLVIDHSVTVDHFGDDKAFAENVRLEMERNHERYVFLRWGQKAFNQFSVVPPGTGICHQVNLEYLGKAVWHQAQEGKEVAYPDTLVGTDSHTTMINALGVLGWGVGGIEAEAAMLGQPVSMLIPDVVGFKLTGKLRAGITATDLVLTVTQMLRKHGVVGKFVEFYGDGLDDLPLADRATIANMAPEYGATCGFFPIDGVTLGYMRLTGRSEEQVKLVEAYAKQQGLWRNTGDEPIFTSSLALDMASVEASLAGPKRPQDRVSLGDVPAAFRQSTELEVNHAQTAAKSVAYQEAGKQYHLEDGAVVIAAITSCTNTSNPSVLMAAGLLAKNALTAGLQRKPWVKASLAPGSKVVSDYLAAAQLTPYLNDLGFNLVGYGCTTCIGNSGPLPENIESAIKQGDLTVGAVLSGNRNFEGRIHPFVKTNWLASPPLVVAYALAGNMKVNLQTEPLGEDRNGKPVYLKDIWPSPEEIARAVQQVSTDMFRKEYAEVFEGTPEWQQIRVSEAATYDWDDESTYIRLSPFFDEMEKEPKPVAEIKGARILAMLGDSVTTDHISPAGSIKAESPAGRYLTEHGVERQDFNSYGSRRGNHEVMMRGTFANIRIRNEMVPGVEGGVTRHVPDNEQLDIYDAAMRYQQEGVPLAVIAGKEYGSGSSRDWAAKGPRLLGVRVVIAESFERIHRSNLIGMGILPLEFPQGVTRGSLKLTGDEQIDVENIADLKPGGKVNVTLTRQDGSKETLETRCRIDTGNELTYYRNDGILHYVIRNMLRH from the coding sequence ATGTCGTTAACCCTACGCGAACGCAGTCAGGACACACTGGAAGTGGATGGCCAACGCTATCATTTTTATAGCCTCCCACGTGCCGCGCAACAGCTTGGTGATATTTCTCGCCTGCCAAAATCCATGAAAGTGCTGCTAGAAAACCTGCTACGTTGGCAGGATGGCGACTCCGTTACCGCTGAGGATATTCAGGCGTTAGCAGATTGGCAGAAAGATGCGCACGCGAATCGTGAGATTGCTTACCGCCCGGCGCGGGTATTAATGCAAGATTTTACCGGCGTCCCGGCCGTCGTCGATTTAGCGGCAATGCGCGAAGCCGTTAAGCGGCTAGGCGGGGATGTCTCTAAAGTGAACCCGCTTTCCCCGGTGGATTTGGTGATTGACCACTCGGTCACCGTTGATCACTTTGGCGATGATAAGGCTTTCGCAGAAAACGTTCGCCTTGAAATGGAACGTAACCATGAACGTTACGTGTTCCTGCGCTGGGGACAAAAAGCGTTTAACCAATTTAGCGTGGTGCCGCCAGGCACCGGCATTTGTCACCAGGTGAATCTCGAATATCTTGGTAAAGCTGTCTGGCACCAGGCACAAGAGGGTAAAGAGGTCGCTTATCCGGACACATTGGTGGGTACCGATTCGCATACCACCATGATCAATGCGCTGGGCGTGCTAGGCTGGGGCGTTGGCGGTATTGAGGCGGAAGCAGCCATGCTTGGGCAGCCGGTATCAATGCTGATTCCAGATGTAGTAGGCTTTAAGTTAACCGGTAAGCTACGAGCGGGAATTACCGCCACTGACTTGGTGTTGACCGTAACCCAAATGCTGCGTAAGCACGGAGTGGTCGGTAAGTTCGTTGAGTTCTATGGTGATGGGCTGGACGATCTACCGCTGGCGGATCGCGCGACTATTGCCAATATGGCGCCCGAATATGGCGCAACCTGCGGCTTCTTCCCCATTGATGGCGTTACGCTAGGTTATATGCGTTTAACCGGGCGCAGCGAGGAGCAGGTGAAACTGGTTGAAGCATACGCCAAACAGCAAGGGTTGTGGCGCAATACCGGCGATGAGCCGATTTTTACCAGCTCACTGGCGCTCGACATGGCATCGGTAGAAGCCAGTTTGGCCGGGCCGAAGCGGCCGCAAGATCGCGTATCACTTGGTGATGTCCCTGCCGCGTTCCGCCAGAGCACTGAGCTGGAGGTGAACCATGCGCAAACCGCTGCCAAGTCTGTCGCGTATCAAGAAGCAGGAAAACAGTATCACCTGGAAGATGGCGCGGTGGTTATTGCGGCTATCACTTCTTGTACCAACACCTCTAATCCAAGTGTATTAATGGCGGCCGGGTTGCTGGCGAAAAATGCGCTTACCGCCGGTCTGCAGCGTAAGCCATGGGTGAAAGCCTCGCTGGCGCCGGGATCAAAAGTGGTGTCTGATTATTTGGCCGCCGCGCAATTAACGCCATATCTTAATGATCTGGGGTTCAATTTGGTGGGATACGGCTGTACGACCTGCATCGGTAACTCTGGCCCGCTACCGGAAAACATTGAGAGCGCCATTAAACAGGGCGATCTTACTGTTGGCGCGGTGCTGTCCGGTAACCGCAATTTTGAAGGGCGTATCCATCCGTTTGTGAAAACTAACTGGCTGGCATCACCGCCGCTGGTGGTTGCCTATGCGTTAGCGGGTAATATGAAAGTTAACCTGCAAACGGAACCGTTGGGTGAAGACCGTAACGGCAAGCCGGTTTATCTGAAGGATATCTGGCCATCGCCGGAAGAGATCGCCCGCGCGGTTCAACAAGTCTCGACTGATATGTTCCGTAAAGAGTATGCGGAAGTGTTTGAAGGTACGCCGGAATGGCAACAGATTCGCGTCAGTGAAGCGGCAACCTATGATTGGGACGACGAGTCTACCTATATCCGCCTATCGCCATTCTTTGATGAAATGGAGAAAGAGCCGAAACCCGTGGCTGAAATCAAAGGGGCGCGTATCCTGGCGATGCTTGGCGACTCGGTGACGACCGACCATATCTCACCGGCGGGCAGTATTAAAGCCGAGAGCCCGGCAGGGCGCTATCTTACCGAACATGGCGTCGAACGGCAGGATTTTAACTCCTATGGCTCAAGGCGTGGTAACCATGAAGTGATGATGCGCGGCACGTTCGCCAATATCCGTATCCGCAACGAAATGGTGCCGGGCGTTGAAGGGGGCGTAACGCGCCATGTTCCGGATAATGAGCAGTTGGATATTTATGATGCCGCAATGCGTTATCAGCAAGAGGGTGTACCGCTGGCGGTGATAGCCGGCAAAGAGTACGGTTCGGGTTCCAGCCGCGACTGGGCAGCCAAAGGACCACGTTTGCTGGGGGTTCGGGTGGTTATTGCCGAATCTTTCGAACGTATCCATCGTTCAAACCTGATTGGGATGGGAATTCTACCGCTAGAGTTTCCACAAGGCGTAACGCGAGGATCGTTGAAACTGACTGGCGATGAGCAGATCGATGTTGAAAATATTGCCGACCTGAAGCCGGGAGGGAAGGTTAATGTGACGCTTACCCGGCAGGATGGTAGTAAGGAAACCCTTGAAACCCGCTGCCGAATCGATACCGGTAATGAACTGACCTACTATCGCAACGATGGGATTCTGCACTATGTTATCCGCAATATGTTGCGCCACTGA
- the yciH gene encoding stress response translation initiation inhibitor YciH, with product MSNDNRLVYSTGVGRIDAPEEKVTRPKGDGIVRIQRQTSGRKGKGVCLITGIDLEESALNALAAELKKKCGCGGSVKEGVIEIQGDKRDLLKTLLEAKGMKVKLAGG from the coding sequence ATGAGTAACGATAATCGTTTGGTCTATTCAACCGGCGTGGGACGTATTGATGCGCCAGAGGAAAAAGTCACGCGTCCGAAAGGCGATGGGATTGTCCGTATTCAGCGCCAAACCAGTGGTCGTAAAGGCAAGGGCGTTTGCCTCATTACCGGTATTGATCTGGAGGAGAGTGCGTTAAACGCGCTGGCTGCCGAGCTGAAAAAGAAATGTGGCTGTGGGGGTTCAGTAAAAGAGGGGGTGATCGAAATCCAGGGCGATAAGCGCGATCTACTAAAAACTCTGCTGGAAGCCAAAGGCATGAAGGTCAAACTGGCGGGTGGCTAA
- the pgpB gene encoding phosphatidylglycerophosphatase B — translation MLEIARRTLAGALLLLIMPTVVWLSGWQWQPGASGLGLRMLFWMTETVTRPWGVVTSAVLCLWFLWCLRFRLRPAFFLLLIMVAAVLCGQYAKSLIKDHVQEPRPYVLWLEKTHGVNQQLFYQLKRKARGKWVEHLVVDDKQLPGWLKKHWAFETGFAFPSGHTLFAASWALLGVGLLWPRRRFFTVALLMLWASAVMGSRLLLGMHWPRDLVVATAISWLLVTLASWGVQRICGPLSIPPAERKEIDARDNEEE, via the coding sequence ATGCTGGAAATCGCCAGGCGCACGTTGGCAGGTGCGTTATTGCTGCTGATTATGCCAACCGTGGTATGGCTTTCTGGTTGGCAATGGCAGCCTGGTGCCAGCGGCTTGGGGCTGCGCATGTTATTCTGGATGACAGAAACCGTCACTCGTCCATGGGGCGTGGTGACCAGCGCCGTTTTGTGCCTCTGGTTTTTATGGTGCCTGCGTTTTCGTCTGCGACCTGCGTTTTTTTTGTTATTGATTATGGTCGCTGCGGTGCTGTGTGGTCAGTATGCGAAATCATTAATTAAAGACCACGTCCAGGAACCGCGCCCTTATGTACTATGGCTGGAAAAAACGCATGGCGTTAACCAGCAACTCTTTTATCAGCTTAAACGCAAGGCGCGCGGTAAATGGGTGGAGCACTTGGTGGTCGACGATAAGCAATTGCCGGGCTGGCTAAAGAAGCATTGGGCATTCGAAACCGGGTTTGCTTTTCCCTCCGGCCACACGCTATTCGCTGCCAGTTGGGCGTTGCTTGGCGTAGGGTTGTTATGGCCGCGCCGCCGTTTTTTCACCGTGGCGCTGCTAATGCTATGGGCTAGTGCGGTAATGGGCAGCCGCCTGTTATTAGGAATGCATTGGCCGCGTGACTTGGTGGTCGCAACGGCGATCAGTTGGCTACTGGTGACTCTGGCAAGCTGGGGTGTTCAGCGGATATGCGGGCCATTGAGCATTCCTCCCGCCGAGCGTAAAGAGATTGACGCGCGCGATAATGAAGAGGAATAG
- the ribA gene encoding GTP cyclohydrolase II, whose protein sequence is MQLKRVAEAKLPTPWGDFLMVGFEELATGHDHVALVYGDISTPDPVLARVHSECLTGDALFSLRCDCGFQLEAALNAIAEEGRGILLYHRQEGRNIGLLNKIRAYALQDKGYDTVEANHQLGFAADERDFTLCADMFKLLGVDEVRLLTNNPRKVEILSEAGINIVERVPLIVGRNPNNAHYLDTKAAKMGHLLSK, encoded by the coding sequence ATGCAGCTTAAACGGGTGGCAGAAGCCAAACTGCCCACCCCCTGGGGCGATTTCCTCATGGTGGGTTTTGAAGAATTGGCAACCGGGCACGATCACGTTGCTTTAGTTTATGGCGATATCAGTACCCCCGATCCGGTACTGGCGCGTGTCCACTCCGAGTGCCTAACTGGTGATGCGCTGTTTAGCCTGCGCTGCGACTGCGGCTTCCAGCTTGAGGCTGCGCTGAATGCCATCGCCGAAGAGGGTCGCGGTATCTTGCTGTATCACCGTCAGGAAGGTCGAAATATTGGCCTGCTAAATAAAATCCGTGCCTATGCGCTACAGGACAAAGGGTACGATACCGTTGAAGCGAACCATCAACTTGGGTTCGCGGCAGATGAGCGCGACTTTACGCTGTGCGCCGATATGTTTAAGTTACTGGGCGTTGATGAGGTTCGGCTACTCACCAATAACCCCCGTAAGGTGGAGATCCTGAGCGAGGCGGGTATTAATATCGTTGAGCGCGTGCCGTTAATTGTTGGGCGTAACCCGAACAATGCGCATTACCTCGATACCAAGGCGGCTAAGATGGGGCATCTGCTGTCGAAGTAG